One region of Mucilaginibacter gotjawali genomic DNA includes:
- a CDS encoding oligosaccharide flippase family protein, protein MKNGLIQNLSVNAVQLIVNQFLGLGIFYELSTGLDKNSFGQINLVLAILLSVFNILSFGMDQMVIKKIAGGSNASSVLSIYLVHVLISGFIFYGLLIAGALFFHNRNEVYSLLLLIGIGKLMIFLSTPFKQAANGMERFSLMAYMSVISNLIRCSGLIILAVLHHLSLYFVILIFISGDVTELLFCIFLFYRTTNIPVAFSWNGAAYKNLLLESLPQTGVVLITSALARFDWIFIGFIVSAVKLAEYSFAYKIFEISTLPLLAIAPLLIPRFTKLFRNTDIRAAELIFLVRIEMVVAAFTGLLLNLCWSPVIDRITSGKYGLINIKTIFILSLCLPVLYLNNFLWTAYFAQGRLKMILTSFIVTFLVNVLGDILLIPFFKNEGAAFAFLAACVVQTIYYLKQGTIAGLKTVWLPLIPCTICALVSGFLSRALFSDHRLILPTAIFIYFLLLFLTKQLKLRDAKSLKHLFNG, encoded by the coding sequence ATGAAAAACGGGCTGATCCAAAATCTTTCGGTAAATGCTGTTCAACTTATTGTTAACCAATTTTTAGGCCTGGGCATATTTTATGAGCTTTCAACCGGGCTCGATAAAAATAGTTTCGGCCAAATCAATCTTGTTTTAGCTATCCTGCTTTCTGTATTTAATATATTGTCATTTGGCATGGACCAAATGGTGATTAAAAAGATAGCAGGGGGAAGCAATGCCTCATCTGTTCTTTCAATTTACCTGGTGCACGTACTTATTTCGGGGTTTATTTTTTATGGATTGCTAATTGCCGGCGCTCTTTTTTTTCATAACCGGAATGAGGTATACAGTTTATTATTGCTTATAGGTATAGGTAAACTGATGATCTTCCTTTCAACGCCGTTTAAACAGGCAGCAAACGGAATGGAACGATTCAGCTTGATGGCTTATATGTCGGTAATTTCCAACCTTATAAGGTGTTCGGGGCTTATCATCCTTGCCGTTTTACATCATTTGAGCCTTTATTTTGTTATCCTGATATTTATTAGCGGGGACGTTACAGAGCTGTTGTTTTGCATTTTTTTATTCTATCGAACCACAAATATTCCGGTAGCTTTCAGTTGGAATGGCGCGGCGTATAAGAACCTGTTGCTTGAATCGTTACCGCAAACAGGTGTGGTATTAATTACCTCGGCGCTGGCCCGGTTTGATTGGATCTTTATCGGTTTTATAGTGTCTGCGGTAAAACTGGCCGAATATAGTTTTGCCTATAAAATCTTTGAAATATCTACGCTGCCATTATTGGCCATTGCCCCGTTGCTTATCCCCCGGTTTACCAAATTATTTCGAAATACGGATATCAGGGCCGCGGAGTTAATTTTTTTGGTTAGGATAGAAATGGTGGTAGCGGCATTTACCGGATTGCTGCTGAACTTATGCTGGAGCCCGGTTATTGACCGGATTACATCCGGTAAATACGGGCTGATCAATATAAAAACGATATTCATTTTATCCCTGTGTCTTCCTGTACTTTACCTGAATAACTTTTTATGGACGGCTTATTTTGCACAGGGAAGGTTAAAAATGATTTTAACCTCGTTTATCGTTACTTTTTTAGTAAACGTATTGGGCGATATTTTATTGATCCCATTTTTTAAAAATGAAGGTGCGGCTTTTGCCTTCCTGGCAGCCTGTGTTGTTCAAACTATTTATTATTTAAAACAGGGCACAATTGCCGGACTTAAAACCGTTTGGTTGCCTTTGATACCTTGTACCATTTGTGCCCTGGTAAGCGGCTTTTTATCCCGGGCGCTGTTTTCAGATCACCGGCTCATCCTGCCCACGGCTATATTTATTTATTTCCTTTTACTTTTCTTAACAAAACAACTAAAGTTGCGGGACGCTAAATCATTGAAACATTTATTTAACGGATAA
- a CDS encoding glycosyltransferase family 2 protein, producing the protein MVPVSIVIITKNEAATIAACIEKCRLISDDIVVVDNDSIDGTPEIAGTYGCRIFKKTWDGYGANKNKGIALAKYDWILSIDADEMPDVELAISLHQLNFSDPCTVYDIKFRSYFGKKAIRYGSWGRDHHIRLFNRTLVKWSETVVHETLVMPQTIAIKKTVGYIHHYSVKDAAEYDIKGKFYAKLSAKKYFNNGKKANLVKLYISPAFGFIKNYICYLGFLDGKEGWEIAKATLRNTRRKYVYLSQLENLDQKRQAVKDRYAVEY; encoded by the coding sequence ATGGTTCCGGTTTCAATCGTAATAATTACAAAAAATGAGGCTGCTACGATAGCTGCGTGTATTGAAAAATGCAGGCTGATCTCGGACGATATTGTGGTGGTTGATAATGACAGTATCGATGGTACGCCGGAAATAGCAGGCACGTATGGATGCAGGATATTTAAAAAAACCTGGGACGGGTATGGTGCAAATAAAAATAAAGGGATTGCCCTTGCCAAATACGACTGGATTTTGAGTATTGACGCGGATGAAATGCCGGATGTGGAACTGGCAATTTCTTTGCACCAATTAAATTTCAGCGACCCCTGCACTGTTTATGATATAAAGTTCAGATCGTATTTCGGAAAAAAAGCCATCAGGTATGGCAGTTGGGGCCGCGATCATCATATCCGGCTGTTTAACCGCACGCTGGTTAAATGGTCGGAAACCGTAGTTCACGAAACGCTGGTAATGCCGCAAACCATCGCCATTAAAAAAACGGTTGGATATATACACCACTATTCGGTAAAGGATGCCGCTGAATACGATATAAAGGGAAAGTTTTATGCAAAACTCAGCGCAAAAAAATATTTTAATAACGGAAAAAAGGCAAACCTGGTTAAACTATATATTTCGCCGGCATTCGGATTTATTAAAAACTACATCTGTTATCTCGGGTTTTTGGATGGTAAGGAAGGTTGGGAGATAGCCAAGGCTACCCTGAGGAACACCCGGCGAAAATACGTTTACCTTAGTCAGCTTGAAAATCTTGATCAGAAAAGACAAGCCGTGAAAGACAGGTATGCCGTAGAATACTAA
- a CDS encoding RNA polymerase sigma factor, translating into MSEEELHKLIGGCIKQDRKCQKMLYKAFYGFSMGICLRYAGNRDEAAEVMNQGFFKVFTHMESYDVSRPFKAWLGKIMRNVSIDFYRSNLKTAYTEDLDMAEHVTDGELVDRNLHYNDLLAMVQRLPQAYRTVFNLFAIDGYSHEEIGEMLNINAGTSKSNLHKARQKLKQMILEADVSAQSARYNNGVDYNTSYVAINAVNMNGVFINKGIRE; encoded by the coding sequence ATGAGCGAAGAAGAGCTACATAAACTTATCGGGGGCTGTATTAAACAGGATAGAAAATGTCAGAAAATGCTTTATAAAGCATTTTACGGATTTTCTATGGGCATCTGCCTGCGTTATGCCGGAAACCGGGACGAGGCTGCTGAAGTAATGAACCAGGGCTTTTTTAAGGTGTTTACGCATATGGAGAGCTACGATGTTTCCCGGCCATTTAAAGCCTGGCTCGGCAAGATCATGAGAAATGTTTCCATTGATTTTTACAGGTCGAATTTAAAAACGGCTTATACCGAGGACCTGGATATGGCGGAACATGTTACCGACGGAGAACTTGTTGACAGGAACCTGCATTATAACGACCTGTTAGCGATGGTTCAAAGGCTACCACAGGCCTACCGTACAGTATTCAACCTGTTTGCTATCGACGGGTATTCGCACGAAGAGATCGGCGAGATGCTGAATATAAATGCCGGCACATCAAAATCAAATTTGCATAAAGCCAGGCAAAAACTTAAACAAATGATATTGGAGGCCGATGTATCGGCCCAAAGTGCCAGATACAATAACGGCGTTGATTACAATACCTCGTATGTAGCTATTAATGCTGTAAACATGAATGGGGTATTTATAAATAAAGGTATTAGAGAATGA